The Candidatus Schekmanbacteria bacterium RIFCSPLOWO2_02_FULL_38_14 genome contains the following window.
TTTCTTGATACAGGGATAGTATCAAATGAAATCTGTAACAGAACAAAACTTGCAGACCTTGTTATTCTTGGACAAAAAGGATTAAATGCAGGGTTTGACCGAGGGCTTCTTGGCTCAACTGCTGAAGCTGTAACAAGAAAATGCAGAAAACCATTTCTGATAACACCAAAAAATTTTAAAGAACCATCAAATACAATGCTTTGTTATGATGGAAGCCGGTACGCAACCGATGCAATGCAAACAGCTGCTGACTTCGCCTCAGTCCTTAGCCTTCCGTTAACAGTACTGATTGCAACCAGGAATGAAGAAGAAGGAGAAAACATTCTAAATGATGCAAAAAGATACCTCAGTTCATACAAAATAAAGACTGCCTTTAAGACTGCAAAGGGAAATCCCCATGATGAAATTATTGACTTTTCAAGAAAGAACTCTATTGATTTTATATTTATGGGAGGTCATGGACACAGCAGAATCATTGAAATGGTTTTAGGGAGCACAACAGAATATGTATTAAGAAACTCCGATTGTCCTGTTCTGATGAGGAAGTAAATTTATCAACTCCAAAAAAAAGAATTGACAGATGCCGAGGTTGTAAAATCTCTGCTAAACGCAGAACAGGACGAAAATGTCCTGCCTATCAGATTCAAACATCAATATAAGAAAGTTTCTGAAGCGTTTTTGATAAAGGAGGAAAAACTTGAGGTTTGACAAATTTACAATAAAAGCACAGGAAGCAATACAGCAGTGCCAGAACACAGCTGAAAATTACCAGCACCAGGAAATTGATGCCGAACATCTGCTTGTAGCGTTAATCATCCAAACAGACGGGATTGTCATTCCAATCCTTCAGAAGCTTGGTGCAAACCCCAAATCAATACTGGACAGCCTTGAGCAGGAATTAAAGGCGCAGTTCAGACCAGAATTTCTGAACAGAATTGATGACACAATCATCTTCCACAGTTTAAGCAGGGAGCATATTAAAAAGATAATTGATATACAGATAGAACTTTTGAAGAAAAGACTGTTTGAAAAAAAGCTGAGTATCGTCCTTGCAGATAAAGCCAAAGAGTTTTTAATCAAAGAAGGTTTTGACCCGGTCTATGGTGCAAGGCCCCTTAAAAAAGCAATTCAGAAAAAAATCCTTCAAAGGAGAGATTATTTTTAAGAAAAAATAAAGGCTTCCTGCCAGTATTAAGGCAGGAAGCCTTCTTCATTTAGTCTTTGAGGTGCCTGCTTACAAGTTTTGTCATTTCAAACATGCTAACCTGTTTTTTGCCTCCGAAGACTGATTTCAGATTGTCATCAGCATTTATCATTGTTCTCTTTTTGCTATCCTGCAAACCATTCTTCTTAATGTAAGCCCACAGCTTTTTGGTTACTTCTGTTCGGGGAATAGCTTTTGACCCTACAATCGGAGCAAGAAGTGTGTCAGGCTGCATAGGTTTCATAAATGCAGGATTCGGTTTACGAGCCTTCTTTGCTTTTTTTGCTACCTTTTTTGTAGCCATACGGTTTCTCCTATATTAGGGGTTAAGATTTGCAAAAAACTTTTGCCTTTTATAATGGAATTTAGATGCCGCAAAAATTTGTTTAAATATAGCAGAACCCAGAAAATATTGCAAGCAATTTATTTAGAGAGAGTAAAAAACTATTCTTTTAGTTTCCGGAAATATATGCCATTGCCTCTTTTATTCCAGAACATCTTAACATATGCAACTCTAATAATCCTCTTTTCCCAAGGGAACGGATTGCATGAAGTCCCTGGCGGTCATCAGCCCCAACAATCATTACATCCATAATTTGCATCCTGTTCTAAGATGTTTTTTGATGACTATACTTTAATTTTTCTGCCAAATCAATAAATATTTCTAAAAATAATTGGAATCAGTTACTTGCAGATATTGCCAAAGAGATGTTGCTGTAAAAACTCTTTTACTGATTTTTACATAAGGATAAAAAGTATTGCAAGATAAATACTATTTGGATTTTCTTAAGACTTCTGATAGATATATAAATTCAAATAAACAGATAACCAACATTTGAGTTCTATAAGGAAAGGATGAAAAATACTATGTCAACACTGACATTTTTAGGGGCTACCGGAACTGTTACAGGTTCACGCTTTCTTCTTGAAATACACGAAAAAAAAATACTCGTTGACTGCGGTCTGTTTCAGGGATTAAAAAAAAACCGCCTGAAAAATTGGGATCCATTCCCTGTTGAACCTTCACAAATCGACCACGTTTTCCTAACCCATGCACATATAGACCACAGTGGCTATCTGCCACGGTTGTGTAAGCAGGGTTTTTCCGGCAAAATTCACTGTACCCATGCCACCTATGACCTTTGCAACATCATGCTTCGCGACAGCGGCCATCTCCAGGAAGAAGATGCATACTGGGCTAATAAAAGAGAATTTTCCAAACATAAACCCGCACTGCCTCTCTATACAGTAGAAGATGCCCAAAAGGCTATGAACTATTTTGAGCCTGTCTATTACGGGAAAGACCTGTTCATTACCAACAGCCTGAGAGTTAAATTTAAGGATGCAGGGCATATCATAGGGTCATCATTTGTTGACATAAAGAGTACCGCTGACAAGAAGGTTGCAAGAATTGTATTCAGCGGCGACCTTGGCAGACCATCAAGACCAATATTAAGGGACCCTGTTCAGGTATTCGAAGTAGATTACCTCGTCCTTGAGTCTACCTATGGCAATCACATTCATGACCAAAATCCTCCTGAAGAAGAACTGGCACGCGTAATTAACGAGAGTATTGACCGCGGTGGTGTGCTGGTAATCCCTTCTTTTGCCGTAGGCAGAACACAGGAATTATTATATAGTATTCGAGCATTGGAGGAACAAGATAGAATTCCTTCTCTTCCAGTATATGTTGATTCTCCAATGGCTATTGACGTCACTGAGGTGTTTGAAAAGAGAAGAGGGGATTACAATCTTGCAGCAAAGGTTTTGGAACTTAACGGGAAACATATCTTACAACCCCACAATTTAAATTTTTGCAGGGAGAAAAAACAATCAAAACAATTGAATAAAAAAACGGGAGCAGGGATTATCATATCTGCAAGCGGGATGGCTGAAGGTGGACGTATCTTGCATCACATGGTCCACCGACTTCCTCAACCTGGCAATACATTCCTTTTTATTGGTTATCAGGCTCAAGGAACACGCGGTAGAGCCATTTTAGAAGGAAACCCTGCTGTTAAGATTCATGGACAGCAAGTCCCCATACGAGCAAAAATTGAAAACATCTCAGGATTTTCAGCACATGCAGATTATAATGAAACCCTGGCGTGGCTAATGGGGTTTAACCGTCCGCCTTTAAAAACATTTATTGTTCACGGGGAACCTGATTCATCATTGGCTTTGGCGGAAAAAATCAGGAGTACCTTTGGATGGGAAGTGATAATACCAGAAGACCATGAAAGTTTTACAATAGACCTTTAAGCCGGCAGGGAGAATCGAACTCCCGACCTACTGATTACGAATCAGTTGCTCTACCCCTGAGCTACACCGGCAAAAGTTGTGGTCATCTTACCTGAATTCAAAACCTTTTGAACATTTGGATTTTTGTCATTGTTTAGAATTTTGAATTTAGGATTTAATATTCCTTATGTAGCCTTTTTCTCAGAAGGCTGGGATTGGCTTGGAGCCTCTTTCTGAGCCTTCTTCTGCTGTTTTAAAAGTTTTCCCTCCTTCTTTTTTCTCTTAATCTTTCTTTTCCTTCTTGCTCTTTTTTCCATTGAATTATATTGGTTACCCATACGATAGTCACTCCTTTCAAAATATTTAGTTTTATTATTTTAACCACTTTTAGAAGTTAACAAGAACTATGAAAGGGAATTTTTTTGAAAAAATATACTTTTGTTTAAAATACCTGAGCTTTCTTATATCAACAAAAATAATAAATCAAGCCATAAAAGGCATCTTTTTAATTATTATTCTCATTTCTTTCTTTACTCTCTCTGCTTGTAGAAAGCAAGATATTAACGACTCTGAACCTGCAACAGAAAAAATATTCCGTATGAATGTATCCTCTGAGCCGCCAACCCTTGACTGGTCGCTTGCAACAGATAATGTATCCTTTCGTGTTATAACAAACATCATGGAGGGCCTGACACAGTTTGATGATGACTTGAATCCAGTACCTGCCATTGCCAGAAAATGGGAAACATCAGAGGACGGTAAAAGAATAACATTTTTTTTAAGAGATGATGTATTTTGGACTGATGGGAAACCTGTAACTGCTTATGATTTTGAATATTCATGGAAGAGACTGCTTAATCCAAAAACAGGCGCTGAATATGCATACTTTCTTTCTGATTTGGTAAATGCCTTTGAATATAATTCAGGGGCTATAAAGGATTCTTCGCTGGTTGGAGTAAGAGCAAAATCAGACAGGATTCTTGAAATCCATCTTAAAAAACCTGTTGTATATTTTCCAAGCCTTACAACCTTTATGGTTACATTTCCATTAAGGGAAGACATAATTGAAAAGTTTAACAACAGATGGGCAGAGCCAGAAAATATTATAACCAATGGACCCTTTAAGCTGGATAGATGGGAACATGAATATAAATTGGAGCTTGTTTCAAACAGGAAATATTACGGAGATACTCCGAAAATCGACCGGATAAAAATGTTTGTTGTTGGAGAAAACAACACAGCCCTTACCCTTTATGAAACCGGAGACCTTGATATGGTAAATATCCCGCCACTTGCAATAAGTTATTATAAAAATCACAAAGAATATATCAATTTCCCCCAACTCCGCGGATATTATTATGGCTTTAATATCAGGAAAAAACCTTTTAATGATGTAAGGGTCAGAAAGGCTTTCACAATGGCAATTGACAGAGCTAAGATTGTCGAGTTGTTAAAAGGAGGAGAATTGCCTGCCAGCTCATGGATTCCAAAGGGGATGTTCGGATACAACAAAGAAATTGGAATCAGGTTTAATCCTGAGTCAGCAAGAAAACTTCTATCAGAGGCAGGTTATCCCCACGGGGAAAATTTTCCTACAGTTACAATTGCTTTCAACACAGATTCAGAAAATAAATTAATTGCTGAAAACATACAGTCTCAGCTTAAAAAAAACCTCAATATGAATGTTATCCTTGATAACCAGGAGTGGAAAGTCTATCTGAAAAACCTAAAGACTAACACTCCCCAGATTTTCAGGCTCGGATGGGGAGCAGATTACCCTGACCCTGATAATTTTATGAACCTCTTCACCACTCATAGCGGCAACAATAATACAGGGTGGGGAAATCCAGAATACGACCGGCTGATTGCAATCGGCACAGCAGAAAGAACCAGAACCTTAAGAACAAAAATTTATGATAGGGCTCAGAAAATCCTATGCGAAGAAGATATACCTATAATGCCTCTTTTTGTTGCAGCCCAGAATATTCTTTTAAAAAACAAAATTAAAGGATTTAAACCAGATGCAATGGATATTCTTTATCTCAAAAAGATTTATATAAAATAAAATGGCTAAATTCATTTTAAAAAGATTTC
Protein-coding sequences here:
- a CDS encoding oligopeptide-binding protein oppA, which gives rise to MSTKIINQAIKGIFLIIILISFFTLSACRKQDINDSEPATEKIFRMNVSSEPPTLDWSLATDNVSFRVITNIMEGLTQFDDDLNPVPAIARKWETSEDGKRITFFLRDDVFWTDGKPVTAYDFEYSWKRLLNPKTGAEYAYFLSDLVNAFEYNSGAIKDSSLVGVRAKSDRILEIHLKKPVVYFPSLTTFMVTFPLREDIIEKFNNRWAEPENIITNGPFKLDRWEHEYKLELVSNRKYYGDTPKIDRIKMFVVGENNTALTLYETGDLDMVNIPPLAISYYKNHKEYINFPQLRGYYYGFNIRKKPFNDVRVRKAFTMAIDRAKIVELLKGGELPASSWIPKGMFGYNKEIGIRFNPESARKLLSEAGYPHGENFPTVTIAFNTDSENKLIAENIQSQLKKNLNMNVILDNQEWKVYLKNLKTNTPQIFRLGWGADYPDPDNFMNLFTTHSGNNNTGWGNPEYDRLIAIGTAERTRTLRTKIYDRAQKILCEEDIPIMPLFVAAQNILLKNKIKGFKPDAMDILYLKKIYIK